The Streptomyces laurentii genome contains a region encoding:
- a CDS encoding gluconokinase (ATP-binding site [chemical binding];~Gluconate kinase (GntK) catalyzes the phosphoryl transfer from ATP to gluconate. The resulting product gluconate-6-phoshate is an important precursor of gluconate metabolism. GntK acts as a dimmer composed of two identical subunits; cd02021;~Gluconate kinase [Carbohydrate transport and metabolism]; COG3265;~Gluconate-6-phosphate binding site [chemical binding];~gluconokinase [Amycolatopsis mediterranei U32];~identified by MetaGeneAnnotator; putative), with protein sequence MRTTPLPDGPADFPRVVVVMGVAGTGKTTIGPLVAEALGAPYAEGDDFHPAANVAKMSAGIPLDDEDRAPWLDAIGQWAHGRAGLGGVVSSSALKRIYRDRLRAAAPGVVFLHLTGDRELIERRMRARQGHFMPTALLDSQFATLQPLREDEAGVAVDVSGTPEEITARAVAALRRLPH encoded by the coding sequence ATGCGCACCACCCCCCTGCCCGACGGCCCGGCGGACTTCCCCCGGGTCGTCGTCGTGATGGGCGTCGCCGGAACCGGCAAGACCACGATCGGTCCGCTGGTCGCCGAGGCGCTCGGCGCTCCCTACGCGGAGGGCGACGACTTCCACCCGGCCGCCAACGTGGCCAAGATGTCCGCCGGCATCCCCCTCGACGACGAGGACCGGGCGCCCTGGCTGGACGCCATCGGGCAGTGGGCCCACGGCCGGGCCGGGCTCGGCGGTGTGGTGAGCAGCTCCGCGCTGAAGCGGATCTACCGGGACCGGCTGCGCGCGGCCGCCCCCGGCGTGGTCTTCCTGCATCTGACCGGTGACCGGGAGCTCATCGAGCGGCGTATGCGGGCGCGTCAGGGACACTTCATGCCGACCGCTCTGCTCGACTCCCAGTTCGCCACCCTCCAGCCGCTGCGGGAGGACGAGGCCGGCGTCGCCGTCGACGTGTCCGGCACCCCCGAAGAAATCACCGCCCGGGCCGTCGCCGCACTGCGCCGGCTCCCCCACTGA
- a CDS encoding gluconate:H+ symporter, gntP family (GntP family permease; pfam02447;~Na+-H+ antiporter family; cl15264;~gluconate:H+ symporter, GntP family [Amycolatopsis mediterranei U32];~identified by MetaGeneAnnotator; putative), with protein MTSLSVEILAADAAEPITSAGNAQLGIAVLAGIAVIVLLITKFKLHAFLALTIGSLALGAFAGAPLASAIASFSAGLGNTVAGVGVLIALGAILGKLLSDSGGADQIVDTILAKAGGRSMPWAMVLIASVIGLPLFFEVGIVLLIPVVLLVAKRGNYSLMRIGIPALAGLSVMHGLIPPHPGPLVAIDAVGANLGVTLALGLLVAIPTVVIAGPLFSRYAARWVDIPAPDKMIPARPSEGLEKRPGFGVTVATVLLPVVLMLVKALVDIVVDDPANAVQKVTDVIGSPLIALLAAVIVALFTLGRAAGFTKERLSSTVDKSLAPIAGVLLIVGAGGGFKQTLIDLGVGQMILDFSKSWSIPALLLAWLIAVAIRLATGSATVATISAAGLVAPLAEGMSTGEVSLLVLAIGAGSLFFSHVNDAGFWLVKEYFGMNVVQTVKTWSVMETIISVVGIVFVLLLSLVI; from the coding sequence GTGACCAGTCTCAGCGTCGAGATCCTGGCAGCGGACGCCGCCGAACCCATCACCTCGGCAGGCAACGCCCAGCTCGGCATCGCCGTGCTCGCCGGCATCGCCGTCATCGTCCTGCTCATCACCAAGTTCAAGCTGCACGCCTTCCTGGCGCTGACCATCGGTTCGCTCGCGCTCGGCGCGTTCGCGGGCGCGCCGCTCGCGAGCGCCATCGCGTCCTTCAGCGCCGGTCTCGGCAACACCGTGGCCGGCGTGGGCGTGCTGATCGCGCTGGGCGCGATCCTCGGCAAGCTGCTCTCCGACTCCGGCGGCGCGGACCAGATCGTCGACACGATCCTCGCCAAGGCGGGCGGCCGGTCGATGCCGTGGGCGATGGTCCTCATCGCCTCCGTGATCGGTCTGCCGCTGTTCTTCGAGGTCGGCATCGTGCTGCTGATCCCGGTGGTGCTGCTGGTCGCCAAGCGCGGCAACTACTCGCTCATGCGCATCGGCATCCCGGCGCTCGCCGGTCTGTCCGTGATGCACGGGCTCATCCCGCCGCACCCCGGCCCGCTCGTCGCCATCGACGCGGTCGGCGCCAACCTGGGCGTCACGCTCGCCCTCGGCCTGCTCGTCGCGATCCCGACCGTTGTCATCGCCGGTCCGCTGTTCTCCCGGTACGCCGCCCGCTGGGTGGACATACCGGCGCCGGACAAGATGATCCCGGCCCGTCCGTCGGAGGGCCTGGAGAAGCGTCCCGGCTTCGGCGTCACCGTCGCCACCGTGCTGCTGCCGGTCGTCCTGATGCTGGTCAAGGCGCTCGTCGACATCGTCGTCGACGACCCGGCGAACGCCGTGCAGAAGGTCACCGACGTCATCGGCTCGCCGCTGATCGCGCTGCTCGCCGCCGTCATCGTCGCCCTGTTCACGCTGGGCCGCGCAGCCGGTTTCACCAAGGAGCGGCTGTCCTCGACCGTCGACAAGTCGCTGGCCCCGATCGCGGGCGTGCTGCTGATCGTCGGCGCCGGCGGCGGCTTCAAGCAGACCCTGATCGACCTCGGCGTCGGCCAGATGATCCTGGACTTCTCGAAGAGCTGGTCCATTCCGGCCCTGCTGCTCGCCTGGCTGATCGCCGTAGCGATCCGGCTCGCGACCGGCTCGGCCACCGTCGCCACCATCTCGGCGGCCGGCCTGGTGGCCCCGCTGGCCGAGGGCATGTCGACCGGCGAGGTCTCGCTGCTCGTCCTGGCGATCGGCGCCGGTTCGCTCTTCTTCAGCCACGTCAACGACGCGGGTTTCTGGCTGGTGAAGGAGTACTTCGGCATGAACGTCGTCCAGACCGTCAAGACCTGGTCGGTGATGGAGACGATCATCTCGGTGGTCGGCATCGTCTTCGTGCTGCTGCTGTCGCTGGTCATATGA